In the Candidatus Binatia bacterium genome, AACATGAGCACGTCGAAACGGCCCGAGTCGATCGCGGCGTTGGCAATCTCCTCCAAGTTCGGCGTATGCGTGCTGACTCCCAAAAACCGGACCTTGCCTTGTTCCTTGAGGCGATCGAACGCTTCGTGGATGTTAGGTGCAAACAGCCGGTCGAGGCGGTCGCACGAATGGATATGAATGAGGTCGACGTAGTCGGTTTGCAGACGCCGCAAACTTCCCTCGACTGCCTCGATAATTTTGGGAACCGGCGTATCGTTCGGTAGGTGGCCGTCAGCCACGCAAAACTTGGTGGCCACGAACAGCTTGTCTCGATGCCCTTTCATGGCCTCGCCAAGTACACGCTCGGAGTTGGTGTCGGCGTAGTCGGGTGCTGTGTCGAAGTAGTTGATTCCGCGCTCGATCGCATACCGCGCCACGTTGGCGTTGTTGATGCGCGATGAGCCGAGAGAAATATCGGACACCATGGCGCCGGTGCGTCCGAGGCGGCGATAACTGCGCACGCGGGCTTCGCTCCACTCCGGTCGCGCCTGCGGGGCAATGGTTTCGACCTTGGCGCTGAAGAAGTCACGCCCAACGGCAATCCAGCCGCGATTGCGGGCGACAGCCACCCCGACCCCGCCGATGATTGCGGCCATCTCCGTTCCTGCGGCTGCGACCACGCGGAGCGCTTGACGCCGGCCGAGCTGGTGCGCTTCGGCAGTGTCGAGGGAGCGAGCGATTTCGATCCAGCGTTCTCTTCCGCCCAAGCCGCAGGGCAGACACACAGGCACCCGCCAAGCGAAAAACTGCAAGGCCATTGCCGCAGAGAAGCACACCAACGGGATGGCGAGATGCCACCAGGGCAGCAAACTTCGCTGCACGCCTTCGACGAGATCGTGCAACAGATTCCCTCCCAGCCACCAAGCGAGGAAGAGCCCGAGCGCGTACAGAGCCCAAACATAGGGCCGCTTGATTTGTACGAAGCGGAGCTGAAGCTCGCCGCCGCAAGCACTGCACTGTTGCTGGTCCATAGCCGCCTCCTGTGTTCTTGGCAGTGTACGGCGGGGGCGCACGCAAGTCTAGCCAGAGGGGTTGGCGCACTGCGGCACGGTGGACACGTGCGTTGGCGACCGTTCGATTGCTCGCGAGAGCTAGCGACGACTCGCTGACCACCTTGTGGCCGCCGTGTCAAGCCAACGCTGCAGCCGTTCGGCCCAAGGCAAGGCGCTCATCAACGCTCGTTTGAGTTCAGGGAGTGCCTGCCGAGCGGTCAAACGTCCGGCGTGGATCGCTTCACGGCTCAAGTGAAAGTCGAACAGGCCGAGACGAACAGGAACGTGAATCAGGAAGTCCGGTGGGTCATCACGCAGGCGGGCAGCGGCAATCCGCGCCTGCACGATAGTGCTGGCGCGCGAGAGGATTTCAACGAGGCCAAGCTCGGTGGCGGGGGTGCCGTTGGTTTCGGGTAGCAACCGGCTGGTCGAAAGCGGCGGTTTCTTCCAGCGCCGGCGCAAGCGCTCGCTCCATTGCTCGGTTAGGCTCGAGCGTGTCACCCGGCGTGGCAAAACCGCTGGGTGAACTTGCAGCACACTCACGGCAATCACAAAGTCCGCCCCCAGAGCGCGGGCCACGTCTGCGGGGATGGGGTTCACGAGGCCACCATCCACCAGAATCCGCGGCCCCAAGCGCTGCGGGGTAAACAAGCCTGGAATGGCAATGCTGGCCCGCACAGCCTCCAGGACCGAACCAGATTGCAACACGACCTCCTCGCCCGTGTCGAGGTCCGTCGCCACTGCAGCAAACGCGATCGGCAATGCTTCGATCGTCGTGCCCAGGTGCGGGCGAACGAGCTCTAATGAGCGCCGCCCTTCGAGCAATCCGGCTTGCGGCCAAATGGGGTCGAACAAACGCAACACACGGGCGCGGGTCAGTTCGCACATGGTATTGCGGAATGCCTCCAGTTGCCCATTGGCAAATGCCGCCCCGACCATTGCTCCGGCACTGGTACCAGCCACACAGCGAATCGGTAGCCCGGCGGCGACGAGCTCTTCGAGCACACCCACGTGAGCCATTCCGGCCGCGCCGCCACCACTGAGTGCGACGCCGATTTTCACAGAAGAAGTCGAGGTAAGGGCGGTCATCGGCGCTCTCTATGCCAAAAGCACCCCGCGATGTCACTTCGTCGCGAGGCCGCTGATGGTCGCGAGCAAGCGGTCGACGTCGATGCTGGTTTCCGTCACCTGCGCCGCCTCCTGCGGGTCGAGCAACGCGTTTTCCGAGTAAGGCACCGCGCCGAGTGGCTCCCCAAGCCACGCCCGCAACGCGTCAACATTGGTTCTTTGAGCCACCTCCGTAACTGGGATGGGGTGGTTCCAAACGTAGCCGAGCCAACGCGCCCCATGCATGCGAATGTTTTGTACTGTGAGCAACGCGTGATTTAGAGCGCCCAACCGATTGGCCACCACGACGAGCGCATGCGCTCCAAGAGCAAGGGCGAGATCGGCAAAGGTCAGTTGCTCGGTGAGCGGTACCAGCCAACCACCTGCGCCTTCGACTAGCGCAAGATCGTAACTTCCAGCATGCGATGTAATGTGCTGGCAAAGCCAGCGAAAGTCGATCGATCGTCCCTCCCGCTGAGCAGCAATTGCCGGAGCCAGCGGCTCGGCGAAAACGTAGGGACAGACCTCTTCCAGTGGTTGCACGGCACCGGCAAATCCGCGCAGACGGACGGCATCCGCCGGCACCAGCTTGCCATCGGTGCCCGTGCTGCAGCCAGTTTCGGCTGGCTTGAACACACCGACCCGCAAACCCCGCGCATGCAGCGCAGCCACCAACCCGCAGCTCACGGTTGTTTTGCCGACGCCGGTGTCTGTGCCCGTAACAAAGACAATACGTGTGCTCATGGAGTCTCGCTCGTTAAAACGTAGTAGGGCGAAAACGCCTCATGGGCGGCTCTGCTCTGTAACCTCCTGGATGCTCTCCCGCGCGACTGTGCACAGCTCTGCCAATTGATCGGCGGAGATGCAAAGCGGAGGCATAAGTACGATCACGTTACCAAGCGGGCGCAAAATAACGCCACGCCGCCGTGCCGCGAGAATCACTCGATGGCCGATGCGCAGCCCTGCGGGATAGGGCGCGCGGGTTTCCCGATCGGCCACGAGTTCAATTCCGACCATGAGCCCGCACTGCCGGACGTCGCCCACGTGCGGTAGCGGCGCAATCTCTTCGGCGAGGAGCCGTTCCAACTCCGCGGCCCGAGTCCTCACGCGATCCAGCACGTTTTCTTGCTCGAACACGGCAAGACTCGCGATCCCCACTGCACAGCCAAGTGGATTCCCGGTGTAGGTGTGCCCGTGGAAGAACGCCCGAAAAGCATCGTATGGCCCCAGAAACGCGGTGAAAATCTCCTCCCGCACGAGCGTGGCCGCGAGCGGCAAGTAGCCGCCCGAAATGCCCTTGCCTAGGCACATCAGGTCAGGCTCGACGGCGGCGTGTTCCACCGCGAACAAGCGCCCGGTGCGTCCGAAGCCCGTGGCCACTTCGTCGCAAATGAGCAGCACGCCATGGTGCGCGGTTAGCTCGCGGAGCGCGCGCAAATAGGCGGGATCGTGCGTCCACATTCCTGCTGCGCCTTGTACCAGTGGCTCGACGATCAATGCTGCCAGCCGAGCCCCGTGACGGCGAAACAATGCCTCCGCCTCAGCAATGGCTGCGTCGAGCGCTGCTGCGGCATCGAGCCCCCGCTGCCACCGGAATACATGGGGAGGGTCCAGCTTGTGGCAGGGGAATAAGAGTGGCTTGTGGAAACGGTGAAACGCCTCGGAGTAGCCGAGGCTCATCGCCCCAATGGTGTCGCCGTGATACGCCTCGGTAAGCGACACAAAGTCTGTTCGCTGCGGCTCGCCGACCAACTGCCAGTATTGCGCCGCAATTTTCAGCGCTACCTCAACGGCGGTCGCCCCCGAGTCGGAATAGAAAACCCGCGTGAGCGATGCAGGTGTGCGTTGGACAAGTTCCTTGGCAAGCGCAATAGCGGGCACGTTGCTGAGACCGAGCATGGTCGAGTGGGCCACCAAGTTGGCCTGCTCCTGCAACGCAGCGTCGAGCACCGGATGCCGGTGCCCGTGCACGTTGCACCAGAGCGAGGCGACGCCGTCGAGATAGCGGTTGCCGTGCACGTCGAAGAGGTAGGGTCCTTCGCCGCGCTCGATGATGAGCGGCGATTCGTTCAGCCACTCCGCCATTTGGGTGAACGGGTGCCAAAGAAAACGGTGGTCCCATTCGGCTAACGTGTCAGGAGCGATCCGGGCCATTTTGCTCTTCCTCGCTGAAAACCTTGGTGAACGCGCGTGCGGCAAACTCGAGATCGCGTGGCGAGTGCGTTGCCATCACGGTGATGCGCAGCCGTGATGTGCCCTCGGGTACGGTGGGCGGACGAATTCCTTGCACCCACACACCCTCCTCGAGCAAGCGCGCAGAGATCCGCATGGTGCGTGCCGGGTCACCGATCAGCACCGGGAGGATATGGCTCGCGTACGGGATGGTAGGGATGCCGGCGGCGCGAAGAGCACGCTGAAGGGAGGCAGCATTGGCAGAGAGTTGCTGCCGCAAATCGGGCCGGCTGCGCACCAGGCGCACGGCCGCCAGCGCTGCACCGACTACCGGTGGGGGCAAGGCCGTGGTGTACACCAAAGAGCGTGCGCGGTTGATCAACAGTTGGATCAAAGATCTCGCACCAGCGACATACGCACCGAAACAACCTAAGGCTTTTCCCAAGGTTCCCATTTGGACCGCAACCCGGCCGTGCAGTCCAAGCTCTTCGACCAGACCCGCGCCGGTGGGACCGAGAACCCCAGTGGCATGCGCTTCGTCGACCATGACCCACGCTCCAAAGCGCTGGGCCACTTCGCAAATCTCGACCAATGGGGCGCGATCGCCATCCATGCTGAACACCGAATCCGTGACGATCAAGCGGTGGCGAGCAGGCGTGTGCGCAAGTTCGTACCCTAATCGGTCGACATCATTGTGCGGGTAGACCACCACGCGTGCACGGGAGAGCCGGCAGCCGTCGATGATGCTGGCATGATTCAACGCATCGCTGAACACGGCATCGCCCTCGCCAACGAGGGCGGCAATCGTGCCGACGTTGGCGTGGTAGCCGGAATTGAACAGCACGGCCGCTTCCGTACCCTTCCAGCGGGCAAGTTCGGATTCGAGTTCCTCGTGTAGCGCGAGCGAGCCGGAGATCAGCCGCGACGCCCCCGCTCCCACCCCCCAGCGGGCTGCAGCATCGGCGGCCGCAGCCACGAGCTCCGGGTGATTTGCGAGCCCGAGGTAGTTGTTCGAACACATGAGCAAAGTGCGCCGGCCGGCCAGATCCACCCACGGAGCGACAGCGCTGCCGACGGGCCGCAGCGCGCGCAACAATCCTCGCTCCTGAAATGCTGCTAGGGTCTCGCTCGCGGCTCGTTCCAAATCCATGATCGAACATGTTTGCTAGCGAGAGCCAAAAACAAAGCCAACTCGCTGCGGCATCAACTTGACTTTGTTCCCTGTGAACTCCAAAAGGCGCCCTTCATTGCATTGGGCGTCCCGCCTCGAGTCATGCGCCGATTTGTTACGATTGTTGTTGTTGGTTTGATCGCCATGGGCGCCGGGCTGGTTTGGATGCAGTGGGACCGCGCGCCCACGGTGATCGCCGACGAAACGAGTCCGGTAATCGGTGCTGCCGCTCCTGTTCGCCTGAGTGTGCGGAGCCCGGGACCGGGACTGGAGGCCGTGCGGCTCACTGCGCGGCGGGGAGAGCACACTTGGCCACTGTACGAGCGGCTGTTTGTTCGGAGCACGTGGCGCGGAAGCGGAGTCAACGAATGCGTGATCGACACGGTACCGAATTGGGCCGGGCTGGGCGTGGGAGACGGCGAGCTGGAAGTGGAGTTGTGGGCTTCCACGTACGGGTGGCACTTGTGGAGAGCGGAACAGGTACTGGTGTGGCAGCGCAAAATTGTTTTGGACACCACGCCGCCCCGGTTGGAGCTTTTGACCAGCCAGCACAATGTCCGTTTGGGCGGGGTGGAACTGGCCATTTGGCGCCAGTCGGCGGACGCCGTGCAAAGTGGCGTGGAGGTGGGAGAATATTTCTTCCCTGCAGTCCGTGGCTTCTTTGCTGACGCACAGTTGACAATGGGACTATTTGCGATTCCGCAGGATCTCGATGGCACTGCGCAACCGCGCGTGGTTGCATGGGATCACGCCGGCAATCGCAGCCAAGTTGCGATTCCAGTGGTCATTCAGATGCGCCGCTTTGCCGAGAGGATGTTGAACCTAGACGACGACTTCCTTGCCCGTAAGGTTCCGGAAATCGAGGCCGCCAATCAGTTGCCGGCCACAGGCACGCTGGTCGAGCGCTACCTGCGCATCAACCGTGACCTGCGGCGACAAAACGAAACGACCCTCCGGCAACTTGCAAGCAAGAGTCAGGCGACGCCCCACTGGTTTGGCACCTTTCACCGGCAATCGAACACTGCGCCGCTGAGTTCCTTTGCCGATCGGCGAACGTACGTGTATCGGGGTGAGCAGATCGACCGCCAGGTGCATTTGGGGTTCGATCTAGCTTCGATCAAGGCCAGCCCGGTCGAGGCGGCCCAGAAGGGCACCGTGGTGTTTGCTGGCAACTTGGGAATTTACGGCAACACGGTCGTCGTCGATCATGGGCTCGGCGTTTTTACGTTGTACGGGCACTTGCGAGCCATCGATGTGAAGCCAGGGGATTTGGTGGAACGGGGCCATCAGCTTGGCCTCACGGGAGAGACCGGCCTCGCCGCGGGCGATCACTTGCACTTTTCCGTGATGCTGTGGGGCGTGCATGTCGATCCCGTCGAGTGGTGGGACGGGAGTTGGATTCGCAAGCATCTGCTGGCAAAAATCGAAGCGTTTCCTCGCGCCTCTGTGAGTGAAGGGCAAGGGAGTCCATGAGCAAGCAAGCACATGAACGGGTGTTGGAAAAAGGAGAAGGGCTGTTGCGCTCGTGGGGGTTACACCCATCCTCGCCGTTGAGCGACTTGGCCGCGAGAATGGGGCGTGATGCAGCCGCGGATGCGGCTCTTGCGCATTGGCTCGGAAGCCGCCCGGAGGCTGAAGCGGTGGCGCTCCTAGAAAAGCTCGCTGCGGCCGAGGATAAAACGGTACGTCGCGAAGCGCGCCGTGCTTTGTACCGGCTCGAGCAACGTGGCCTGGTTTCGCGAGCTGCGCCCCAGGAGGTTGTGGCGCGGCCGTTTCTGGAGGCAGAACCAGCGGTAACCGAGGCATATTTCTCCCAATATTTCAGCACGGGTGAACGTGAACTGTTCTTTGTGCGCAAGGGATCGGCGCGTTTGCTCGTCTTATTTGCCATAACGCGCGACTACGATCACTCCTTGCGGGAGCTCAGGCGGGTTGAGCTATCCAGAAAACAGTGGCGAGCGTCTCTCGAAGACAGCGCCCGCGGCGGTTACCCGCTCGCGAAAGGAGATGCTGCCCACTGCGACGCCCTGCTGTGGCGCGCGTATGAGAACGTGTCTTCTGTAGGGCAGCCAATCAGCGTGGACTATGCCGCCGTTCGCAGCGAATTCTTTCAGGGCCCGCCCCTCGCGACCGCTTCCCACCCTCTCACCCAGATTTATCCAGAGGCAGAACTCGCAGAGGTCCCGATCGCCGCGAGGCAAATCGGTGAGAGACTCTTGAACGAGAAGGCCGTTCTCTCGCTTGCCGCTGGCCTGCTGGACCGGTTGAGGGAGTTCGTCGAGCGTATTCGCGAGGTGCAGGCAAGCCCACTGGTGTTAACCGACGTTCAAAAGCAGGAACGGCAAGCGCAAATCGTTGCGCAGGCCATCGACACCGTTTTTGCGCCTGCGGAGCGCCCGTCGTGGGTCCATCGTCTACGAGAAGTGGGCTACTACGTGCACCTCATGGGCAAGAGCTCCGTTGCCCGTGAGCTTGCGGCGACGGCCTTTGCGTTGGAGAAGCCAGGGATCGATCCAAAACAGGTAGCGTTTTGTCGGGCGGCAGTAGAAACCTTGATTTTTATTGAGCTTTATGAGCGCGAGCTCGCGGAAGCGGAGAGGGCGAAGGAGTCCCTAATCGTCACGCCCGACCGGCTCGTGCGCGCTGCTCGCGCTGCTAAGGAACGCACCCCACGTCGTTGAACGACGGAATGCTGATACCGTCAGTTGGCGACGGATCCGCCCTCGTCGACCGCAAGCAGAAAAATTTGCTTTGACTAGGTGGCGGCTGGTGGCTTAAGCTTCGCGGCAGTCTTCCGAACTGGGGGTCGGTCGGTTGCGAGCGAGGAGCCGTGCAAAGGGAACTGGCCGGGCTAAGCCCAAGCAGCGCCAGTGGAAAACCTGGTTCGAGTGGTTGCCGATTCCGGCTTGGGTTGAGTCCCAGAGCAAATTGCTGCACGCGAATCAGGCGGCGATCGCCGCATTTGGAGCGCGCTCCCTCGAGGAGTTGCAACAGGCTTGGAGACGGGTTCACCCTTGCCTTGACCGCAAGTTGCCACTGCGAGGGGACGCGATGGGGACCTCGGCGGAGGGACCCTTGGAAGTGGAAGCGCGGCATGTAGACGGGCGGCCCCTGTTCTTGGTCATGTTCGCCTCCCTCCTGCCGGCTCGACCACGAGCCATTCTGGTTGTGGCATGCGCTCGGCAACTCTCGGAAAAGGTCACCCTGGAATTACAGAAGGAGCGGGCCGCCCGAGAAAAGGCCGAGTCGGAGCTTCGGGATCAAAGCCTCTGGTCCGCACTGGGTACGTTGGTGGGGCGGGTGGCTCATGACATTCGCAACCCCCTGTTTGGAATGCTGGCCACGATCGATGCCCTGGAAGCCAAGATTGGCGCGCCTGATGTGCAAGAGTATTTCAACGTCTTGCGGAGCGAGGGGCACCGCTTGAACCGGTTGCTAGAGGAGCTGCTCGCGTTCGGACGCGGGGGGAGGGCCCGGCGCCGCGAGATTGTGGAGCTCGGCGGCGTCGTTGGGGAGGCGATGCGGCAGTGTGAGCAACTGGCCAAGGAACGAGGTGTTACCTTAAAAATCGTGCACCGTGCCGCGAGCGCCCGCGTGAATGCGGATGAGGAACATTTGGTGCAGGCGGTGCAGAACATCGTGCAAAACGCCGTCCAGCATTCGCGTCCAGGGAGCGAAGTGGCGGCATTTACGTCGGTGTTGAAGCGAAAAGGCGGAGGCATGGCGGTGTGCGAGGTGTGGGACGCCGGCCCAGGTTTTCGCCCCGAGGACCTCCCGCACGTGTTCGAACCGTTCTTTTCGCGGCGCTCTGGGGGTACCGGTCTTGGCCTGGCCATCGCTGCGCGGATCGTGAGCGATCACGGGGGAACCATCCGCGTGGGCAACCGCCCGCGTGGCGGGGCGTGGGTGCGCATAGAAATTCCGGTGGCGCGAGAAAGAAGAAGCTCAGGCCCAAGCGAATGAGTTTGCGGGTGCTCGTTGCTGACGACGAAGATACAGTGCTGTTTGCCTTGCGAGAATATTTAGGATCGCGAGGCTGGCAGGTCACAGAGGCACGGAGCGCGGCAGAACTCTGGCGGGCAATCGAACAGGGACTGCCAGATGTCGTCCTGCTCGATTACCAGCTCCCGGATGCTACTGCGCTCGACATTCTTGCGGCGCTACGGGAAAGAATCCCGACGGTACCGGTGATCATCCTCACCGGATTTGGTTCGATCGAACTTGCGGTTAAGGCCATGCAATTGGGGGCAAAACAGTTTCTGACCAAGCCGCTCGATTTGCCGACCTTGGCTACGCTCATTGAGCGGGTGGATAGCGAGCGGCGAGCGGAGGCGTTGTATCTTGTTAGCCGCGAGTCGCAGGTGCGCCGCGAGGCCAATCCGTTTGTCGGGACCAGCCAGGCCATCCGTCGTGTGGAACAGTTGGCAAAGAAAATTGCTCGGTCCGATGCGGCGGTGTTACTCACTGGCGAGACGGGTACGGGCAAAGGCGTGCTTGCGCGTTGGCTACATGCTCAAGGCCCGCGCCGAGGGAACCCATTTGTCGACATTAACTGCGCTGGACTGGGTGGCGAGTTGCTCCACGCTGAACTGTTTGGGTACGAAAAGGGTGCCTTCACAGGGGCGGTGGAACGTAAGCTTGGCCTGGTGGAGCTTGCCCACCGTGGCACACTGTTTCTCGACGAGATTGGCGACATGGACCTGGCCGTGCAGGCGAAATTGCTCAAGGTGCTGGAAGAGCGTCGCTTTCGGCGCTTGGGCGCCGTTGCCGATGTCCAAGTCGACATTCGCTTGATCAGTGCCACGCACCATGACCTGACACAGGCCGTGGTGCGTGGCAGTTTTCGCTCGGACCTATACTACCGCATCGCCGTGGTCACACTCGAGCTGCCGCCCCTCCGCGAGCGCAAGGAAGACGTTCCTTTGTTGGCCGAGGAAATGCTTCGGCAGTTCGCGCCAGCAGGAAGGGATGGTCCTTGGAGACTTTCGCCGGAAGCGATTCAGGCTCTGGTGAGGTATTCCTGGCCGGGAAATATTCGGGAGCTGCGAAACGTGCTCGAACGAGCGACGTTACTCGCCAATGGGCCCACCATTGGCGCGGAACACTTAGCCGTTGGGGTGGCTGGCTTCGTGGCCGCCCCGAACGTAATGGCTGTAGAGGAGAACGCGGACCTGCCATTGGCCGAAGTGGAAAAGCGCCACATTCTGCGGGTCTTCGATGCAGTGGGGGGGGATGTGGCCCGAGCTGCCGAGCGCTTAGGGGTGCCGCGCAGCACGCTGTATCAGCGGTTGCAAAGCTACGGAGTGCAGCCGCGGCGTCCGCGCAAGGCCCGGCGTTCCTAACCGCAATCCTGCCGCGGCTGCGGCGGGGCTGGAACTGGGCAACGGGGAATCGGAGGGTCGCAGCCATGTTCCGGTATCGCCCGCTGCTACGGCACCTCCCTGCCGGTCTCTCCCAGATTCCAGATTCCAGAAGTGAGAAGCGTTCGCGCAAATCGCCGCCAGAAGACGCGGGCCCGCAGCGCACGGGCTGGTTGGCATGTTGGTCGCTCTTGTCGGTGGACAGAGGTCCAAGTTTCACCATGAAAGATATTTGGGACGAAAGAACAAGGATTCTGGTCATTGCGCCACGGTGCTCGGCTACGCAGGCAATTGTTCGGCGCTTGCGTAGCGAGGGATTTGTGGTGGATGTCGCACCAACCCCGCAACAGGCGTTCGCCCGGGTTGATCTGGTCCGGTACGATATCGTCGTTGGCCACCAGCGCATCGACCGGAGCCGACGCGAAATGCTGGCAGAGCTGGCCCGCTTCGTTCGCCGTCGCCGCCCACAAGCAGGCTTGATCGAGATCTCCGGCTGCACAAGCGGGCCGGGCGACGAGTGTTGCGAGGCGGCACCGTTTCGCGCGCGCTCTCTGGCTTGCCGCGGAGCCAACTCCTTGTTGGTTCAGTCCGTGCTGGAACTCATCCAGCGTGCGGTGTCAGCAGCGGGATGTTCGTCGCCGCATGAGCCTTGTTCAGATGAGTTCAAGGCGGCGAATTCATGAGCCGCCTGCTGGTGGTTGAAGACTCGGACGCGCTTCGCTTTGCGATGCGAGAGTTCTTTCAGAACCGTGGCTATACGGTCGACGAAGCGAGCAGCTTGGCGGAGGCGCTGCGGCATATCGCTCGGAGGTCTTATGCAGCGGTTCTGTTGGATTGGTCGCTAACGCCGGACGGAGCGGAGGGGGCGGAGGTTCTCCGTTATCTCCGCGGCGGCAAGGTGCGGAAGCCGCCACTTGCCGTGGTGGTGACGGCCCTGCGGGATGCCGAAGTGGAGCGAATGGCACGATCACTTGGCGCGCAGCATGTTCTGTGGAAGCCGGTCGACCTCAGCCAGCTCGCAGCCCTGTTGCCCCCGCCAAGGCCGACGTCTGCCAAGCCAAAGAAGTGATTGAAATCAGCGCGGAACGAAGCAGAGGAAAATGTCGAACGGCAAACAAGCGGACCCGCAAAATCGCTGGCAAAACAATGCTGAGACGAATCTCCGGGAAACCCACGCGGACGAGGAGCGGGGAGCAGCACAACCGGACCTCACGCCCCGAGAAGCCGAGATTGAGAGGCTGCGTGCAGAGCTCGAGGAGACCCGCCGCGCGTTTGACCACTTTGCATGCGCTGTGGCCCATGACTTGCGTACACCGCTGCGTCACATCGAAGCGTTCGCTCACTTGATCCAAAAGGAGGTTCCCGACGCGAGCGCGGTTGCGCAGTCGTACTTGGTAAGCCTGAGAAATGCGGTGGCCGACATGCGGGAATTGCTCGAGGCCTTATTGCGCCTCTGCCGCGCGGGCCATGCCCCGTTGGCGCGCCGGCGCGTGGACCTCAAGCAGATGGTGCTGACCATCCTGGCCAGATTCCAACGCCGCTTCCCACAGCGCGTAACCCAAGTCACGTTCCGCGGCGATCTCGAAGCCTCTGCGGACCCAGACTTGACGTATCTCCTCCTCCACGCGCTTCTCGACAATGCATGGAAGTACGCGCAACCCCGGCCAACTACGACGCTCGAAGTTGGGGAGCGGCTTTGCGGAAGTCACCGCGTGTATTACGTGCGCGATTTCGGAGTAGGTTTTCCGCAGGAGCAGGCCCAAGAGCTGTTCAAGCCCCTGCGCCGCTTGCACTCCAGCGCCGAATTCGAGGGCGTCGGGCTAGGGCTGGCGTTAGCCAAGCGGATTGTCGAACGGCACGGCGGGGAGATCTGGGCCGAAGGAGAAGTCGGCCAGGGGGCTTGCTTCTACTTCACGTTAGGTGCGTAGCCCGGCCTCGCCATCAGCGGCGCGCAGTTAGAGGGTGGAGCCGGCTCTAGGCGTGCAACCTGGGCTGGTGGGAGAAGTTGGTTACGTACCGCCACGCGTGTAGCATCCCGAGCGATGACCTCGTAGTGTCCTGGTAGTACTGCGTCGAGATTTTGTCCCGGCCGGAGTGGATCCGATATCCAGATGAGCGGCCGCTCTTCCCACCAGCGCTGGAGCGTGGCGGCGTCGATGAACAAACGGTCGCCGTGAGGCTCGAGGTATGTCGGCAGCACGAAATCACGCGGCGGCAAAATTTCAATGCGCCGGCGCAAGTAGTAGTTGAGCCCGGCACACGTTTGGTACTCCTCGGGAGCTTGGTAAACGACCGTCACGTTTGCCCCTTCCAAGTGTGGGCTGATTTGCTGAGCTAACGGGAACGTAGAATTGTTGGGGGCCACGAGGGCAAGCCCCCGGCAAAACAAGGGGACCACCGCGGCAAAGGTCACGGCAACAGCCACCGGTGCCAAGCGTCGTGCCCCGATCCACCAGAGCAAGAGGGCGACCACGCCAGCCAAGCTCAAACCGCCAAACGCCTGAATTGCAATGCCGATAAACTCGTGCGTAGGCCCCAGCCACTCCTCTTCCCGCAGTAAACGCGGCACGACCCAGAGCCCGTTCACGAAAACGAATGCAGCGAAAACCCAATGAACCCAGGTTGCGGCCGCCCAGCGCGGAGAAAGCGTTTCGGCACGCCCGAGGTATGCTGCCACAAGCAGCGCCAGGGGTGGCAGCGCCGGCAAAGAGTAGTGTTCCAAGCGCGACGATGCAGCCGAGAACAGGGCAAGCACCGCGAGGCTCCAGGCGAGGAGGAGAACGGCAATTGTCCGCTCCTCGCGTGTCGGGAGTTTGCCCACCGCCACGCCAACGGCTGCGGGAACGAACACGCTCCACGGAAAGAGACGCATGGCGAAAGCTGCCCAAAACATGGGTAACGAGATCGGGATCGAGTCGCGCGGAAACTTTTTGTCGAAGAAAAACAACAGGTGCTGGTTGATCACATAGTCC is a window encoding:
- a CDS encoding patatin-like phospholipase family protein, which produces MTALTSTSSVKIGVALSGGGAAGMAHVGVLEELVAAGLPIRCVAGTSAGAMVGAAFANGQLEAFRNTMCELTRARVLRLFDPIWPQAGLLEGRRSLELVRPHLGTTIEALPIAFAAVATDLDTGEEVVLQSGSVLEAVRASIAIPGLFTPQRLGPRILVDGGLVNPIPADVARALGADFVIAVSVLQVHPAVLPRRVTRSSLTEQWSERLRRRWKKPPLSTSRLLPETNGTPATELGLVEILSRASTIVQARIAAARLRDDPPDFLIHVPVRLGLFDFHLSREAIHAGRLTARQALPELKRALMSALPWAERLQRWLDTAATRWSASRR
- the bioA gene encoding adenosylmethionine--8-amino-7-oxononanoate transaminase — its product is MARIAPDTLAEWDHRFLWHPFTQMAEWLNESPLIIERGEGPYLFDVHGNRYLDGVASLWCNVHGHRHPVLDAALQEQANLVAHSTMLGLSNVPAIALAKELVQRTPASLTRVFYSDSGATAVEVALKIAAQYWQLVGEPQRTDFVSLTEAYHGDTIGAMSLGYSEAFHRFHKPLLFPCHKLDPPHVFRWQRGLDAAAALDAAIAEAEALFRRHGARLAALIVEPLVQGAAGMWTHDPAYLRALRELTAHHGVLLICDEVATGFGRTGRLFAVEHAAVEPDLMCLGKGISGGYLPLAATLVREEIFTAFLGPYDAFRAFFHGHTYTGNPLGCAVGIASLAVFEQENVLDRVRTRAAELERLLAEEIAPLPHVGDVRQCGLMVGIELVADRETRAPYPAGLRIGHRVILAARRRGVILRPLGNVIVLMPPLCISADQLAELCTVARESIQEVTEQSRP
- a CDS encoding aldo/keto reductase; this encodes MDQQQCSACGGELQLRFVQIKRPYVWALYALGLFLAWWLGGNLLHDLVEGVQRSLLPWWHLAIPLVCFSAAMALQFFAWRVPVCLPCGLGGRERWIEIARSLDTAEAHQLGRRQALRVVAAAGTEMAAIIGGVGVAVARNRGWIAVGRDFFSAKVETIAPQARPEWSEARVRSYRRLGRTGAMVSDISLGSSRINNANVARYAIERGINYFDTAPDYADTNSERVLGEAMKGHRDKLFVATKFCVADGHLPNDTPVPKIIEAVEGSLRRLQTDYVDLIHIHSCDRLDRLFAPNIHEAFDRLKEQGKVRFLGVSTHTPNLEEIANAAIDSGRFDVLMLAYHFGMWPNFDHILAKAKSRDVGVVAMKTLKGAKHTNLAEFRREADSYAQAAFRWVLSNPNVSCLVISIYEQRQVDEYLYASGTQLRPEDVALLRRYDQLVSGDYCQPHCGVCLDSCEHELPIHDILRYRMYAKDYHWEYEGRRLYAQLERNASLCVSCAAPCAGKCPLGVPIQEKMIDAHRWLG
- the bioD gene encoding dethiobiotin synthase, whose amino-acid sequence is MSTRIVFVTGTDTGVGKTTVSCGLVAALHARGLRVGVFKPAETGCSTGTDGKLVPADAVRLRGFAGAVQPLEEVCPYVFAEPLAPAIAAQREGRSIDFRWLCQHITSHAGSYDLALVEGAGGWLVPLTEQLTFADLALALGAHALVVVANRLGALNHALLTVQNIRMHGARWLGYVWNHPIPVTEVAQRTNVDALRAWLGEPLGAVPYSENALLDPQEAAQVTETSIDVDRLLATISGLATK
- the bioF gene encoding 8-amino-7-oxononanoate synthase, whose protein sequence is MDLERAASETLAAFQERGLLRALRPVGSAVAPWVDLAGRRTLLMCSNNYLGLANHPELVAAAADAAARWGVGAGASRLISGSLALHEELESELARWKGTEAAVLFNSGYHANVGTIAALVGEGDAVFSDALNHASIIDGCRLSRARVVVYPHNDVDRLGYELAHTPARHRLIVTDSVFSMDGDRAPLVEICEVAQRFGAWVMVDEAHATGVLGPTGAGLVEELGLHGRVAVQMGTLGKALGCFGAYVAGARSLIQLLINRARSLVYTTALPPPVVGAALAAVRLVRSRPDLRQQLSANAASLQRALRAAGIPTIPYASHILPVLIGDPARTMRISARLLEEGVWVQGIRPPTVPEGTSRLRITVMATHSPRDLEFAARAFTKVFSEEEQNGPDRS